From the Fusobacterium ulcerans ATCC 49185 genome, the window AAAGGAATATAAGATTATTAAGATGATTATAGATCAGAAAAAATATTTTAAAAAGCCTGGAAGCAAATATTATATTAATTTTTATTATTTAATTGCAGATGTAAATGGAGAAGAAGTAAAATTCCTTATAGAAAAGGATTTTTATGACAAATATCTAGGTAAAAAAAGTATGAATATAAAAATAAAGAAAGGTTCATTTGGAATTTTTTATGGAATAAATTTAATAGATTTAGAAACTGAATAAAATAAAATTTTCCAAGTTAAAAATAGTACATTTTTTTCTAAACTAGACTTCAGAGTAAATTGAGAAAGAAAAAATTATTTGATAAAAATTTTATTACACTTGGAAAAATAAAAAGAAAATCTTGTTAAAATCATGTTTGAAGGGATTAGGAAATAATGTGGAGTCTGATTTCATGAGGATAGAATAATAACTGAGTAGTTTTTAAATCATATTCATTTTCTAGTTTTAACCAATTTATTTTATATAGAATAATAACTGAGTAGTTTTTAAATAAATAATAAGTACTTTATCTTTTGGGACAAGGCTAATAGAATAATAAAGAAAAAATTTATAACAGTCTTTTTCATATTAAAAGATCTAAAATCAGAGGGAAAGATATGCAAAATAAAAAAATCTTTTAAAAAATTAAAATTTTTGAATTAAAGTCTATTATTTATCAAAAAATGAGGTATAATTATTATTGAGGACTAAAAGGGAGGGATTAAATGAAAAGTTGGATTCTAGAGTTGAAAGTTTTTTTATTAGAAGACATAGAACCATATAAAACTACAGAAAAAATAGCTGCTTTTATAGATTCTACTTTTGATAAGGATGAGCACTGGAAAGAATATCATACAGATAAAAAAGTTAAAGAATATTGCTTTAATTCTTTTTATCCAGTAAAAGTTAATACTAAAAAGTATAATGCAGGAGAAATATACACAGTTCAAATAAGGACTATTTCTGAAAAATTAAAAGAACATTTTATGAAATATTTAAAAGATAATATAACAAAGGAATTAAAAGGATTGATAATAAAAGAGAGGGAAATGGAATATAGATATATTGATAAGCTTGTTTCTGTTACACCTACAATACTTAAAACAGAAAATGGATATTGGAAAAAAAATCTTTCATTGGAAGAGTATGAAAATAGATTAAAGTTAAATATAATAAAAAAATATAATTCCATTTTTAATGAAGAATTAGATGAAAATGTTGATTTATTTAATTTTATTGAATTTAAAAATAAAGTTCCTGTAAAAGTAAAATATAAAAATATAAATCTACTTGGAGATAAGCTTGTTCTAGGAATAGCTAAAAATGAAACTGCTCAAAAATTAGCTTTTCTATGTCTGAGTGTAGGACTGGGAGAGATGAATGCAAGAGGATTTTCTTACATGAACCCAAGATGGGTATAATAGAGGAGGTGAGATTATTTGTTACGAGAATGTGTTGAAATCTTTACTGAAATATACAAAGAAAAAGGAGAAAGATTTATAACAGATAGCTATGAATTGGAGCCAGGAGATTATTTCATAGTTAAAAGTGATGGAAGTTATAGTCATACTAAAATAGAAAGAACAAAAAAATCAGAAGAAAATTCAAATAGAAGAACTGTAGAAGATTATGAATATTTAGCAGAAAGAGATTATTTAAGCAGATTGTTGGATATGAATAAGCCGATTGATGGGAAAAAACAAATTCATTCTAATAATTATTTATCTTTTTTTGTTAAGAATAATGTTCTAAGTGAAAAGAAAAAAGAATTAGAAGAAAGTGTAGAGAAGTATTATGAAATTTTAAAAAATCCATTTCTCAAATATGACAAAGGGGAAAAGAAAAGAGTATATACACAACTTGAAGAAAAGTTAGGAAAACCTTCAGAAGAAAAAATCCAAAAAAATCAAGAATGGATTAAAACAAATCTCTATAAGATAAAAGAAGAAATAAAAGATGGGAAGGAATATGTCAAAATATTCTTTGATGAAAATATAGAAGAGTACAAGAAAGAAAATGAGAGATATATTATTCCTAACATATACAACAGTGTAGACTATAATGTAATAATAAATGCTGAAACTTATGGGCTGCCAAATAATAACCTTAATTTAAATTCTAAAAAACCATATTTAGAAAATAAAACAAGAAAAGAAAAATATACTGTTCCTTATTTATTAAATGAAAAAGAAGTATTTAAACAAAAGAAATTTTTTGACTATCTTTACAATATGGCAAATTCAGGAAAAAGAAATATATATATTTCATCTGATAAAAAAGAAATAATTCCTTTAGAAATAAAAGAATCTTTAAGTGATAATTTTACTGGTTATTATCTGAGAATAAGAAAAGATAAAAGTGAAAGCGCAATAGAGAGGTATGATATTATTTCAGATTATAGAACTGAAATTTATCCTGAAATAAAAATATTAGATTGTTTAGGAAATGGGGATAAGGGAAAATTAGAATATGGAAGTTCAATAAGAAAGAACTCTGAATTGGCTGCTGTATTGAATAATCTTTTATTCAATGGAAAACTTTATGGAATAATTTTTGAAAATTTAAAAGACTTGAAAATATTTGATGAAAGAATAAAAAACATAGCAAATCAATATAAAGAAGTATTCTTCGAATTAGTATATAAAGGAGATATGAAAAAATTTGCTGATAATTATAGAAAAATATTTTTAGAACTTATAAAAAATTCTTTGTGTAAAAAAGATTACATAACAGAAGCTTATGATATGTTCAATTTAATGACTAGTATAGGCGATAGTATAAAACAAGAAAGGGGTATGACTGTGAATAAACATGAAAAAATGAAAGAAAAATTTAGAAATATATTTGAAACTGGTGTGGGAGAGATAGAGAATGATGAAGAATATTTCTTCGCTTTAGGACAATTAGCAAAATTTTTAATTTCTAGAAATAGAATAACTGTGAAAACACATGAATTAGCAGTAAGAGTTATTGAAAGTAGAGATATTGAAGGGTTAAAAAGAGAAATTTATAAACTTTTTAGGAAATATGCTTATGATATAGGTTTCTACAGTACAAAATTTAATACTCTTTATGAAAGAGTGTTAGGATATGAGGCTGAGAATGAAGAAATAAATATGGATAGATTACTAGGAGGATATTTAGCTGACTCATTGATTTATGAAAAATCAGCTAAAGAAGAAAATGAAGCTAATAATGAAACTAAAGAAACTAATGGGGAGGAGAATGAATAATTATGAAAAATAGAATATATGGTGTAATAGGAATAAGATCAATGATGGCAAACTGGAATGCAGATTTTACAGGATTTCCTAAAACAACTTCATCAGGAGAAGTTTTTGGAAGTGATAAAGCTCTGAAATACCCAATGAAAAAAATGTGGGAGAATGAAGGAGAAAAGGTTCTATATGTAAAAAGTTTGAAAGTAGATAGTGGAGAAGGAAAAAAGGGAGAAACAGCAGTAAGACCTAAATCTTTGAGAGAAAGATATGATGAAATATTTGAAACTAATTTAAAAGATGAAAAAGATAAAACTAATGTAATGAAAAATCTTTTTAAAGCAATAGATGTAAAGAATTTTGGAGCAACTTTTGCAGAAGAGAAAAATAATATATCTATTACAGGGGCAGTTCAGATAGGGCAAGGATTTAATAAATATGCAGGTTCATATACAGAAGAACAACAAATATTGTCACCATTTAGAGATAGTAGCAAGGATGAAAAAGAGGGAGAAGCCAGTCAATCAACTTTAGGGACAAAAATAGTAAGTAATGAGGCTCACTATTTTTATCCATTTGTGATTAATCCACAAGTGTATAGAGATTTTGTAAAAATGGGAATGACTGAAGGATATACAGAAGAGGACTATAAGAAATTTAAAGATGCAGCTCTGACTTCAGCTACTTTCTTTAATTCAAACTCAAAATTAGGATGTGAAAATGAGTTTGCATTGTTTATAGAAGTAAAAGAAGGGTATTATCTTCCAGAGTTAGCTCAATATGTAAAATTTTCTAAAGAAAAAGATTGTGATGTAATAGAATTAGGATTTGATGAGCTTATAAATCAATTCAAAGATAATATTTTGTCTGTAGAGATATACTACAATACTTTAAATGTGAAAGTAAAACATGATATAAAAGGAGCTAAAGAATATAATATCTTTACTAGAAAAGAGGTATAATCA encodes:
- the cas6 gene encoding CRISPR-associated endoribonuclease Cas6; translation: MKSWILELKVFLLEDIEPYKTTEKIAAFIDSTFDKDEHWKEYHTDKKVKEYCFNSFYPVKVNTKKYNAGEIYTVQIRTISEKLKEHFMKYLKDNITKELKGLIIKEREMEYRYIDKLVSVTPTILKTENGYWKKNLSLEEYENRLKLNIIKKYNSIFNEELDENVDLFNFIEFKNKVPVKVKYKNINLLGDKLVLGIAKNETAQKLAFLCLSVGLGEMNARGFSYMNPRWV
- a CDS encoding type I CRISPR-associated protein Cas7, with translation MKNRIYGVIGIRSMMANWNADFTGFPKTTSSGEVFGSDKALKYPMKKMWENEGEKVLYVKSLKVDSGEGKKGETAVRPKSLRERYDEIFETNLKDEKDKTNVMKNLFKAIDVKNFGATFAEEKNNISITGAVQIGQGFNKYAGSYTEEQQILSPFRDSSKDEKEGEASQSTLGTKIVSNEAHYFYPFVINPQVYRDFVKMGMTEGYTEEDYKKFKDAALTSATFFNSNSKLGCENEFALFIEVKEGYYLPELAQYVKFSKEKDCDVIELGFDELINQFKDNILSVEIYYNTLNVKVKHDIKGAKEYNIFTRKEV